The genomic segment aacataattatttcaaagttaaaaaacaaaggattttTGTACTCACCGATATAAGAACAGCACAAGACGATACGaaaggcgaagtgtatgttttgtggtgtgaattgaaacaaaatgaaaagtgtaaatatctgggaaattgtagtttaaagacttcgttatttcttgattgttatttactattatattgaagtgaatagcaaaacgctgtaATTGAAATTAGCATGGgatttatattttatttttttaactctATAAGGACGGATAACTCCTAGGCAAATGAGGCTAATTAGTATGGAAGAAACACTCATGTTATCCCCTTGGGGCATTCAAGGCAACAAACAACCGCATACATCTGATTTATAATTTAGTGAAACATAAAAAGCTGTATGATAAatttgtagtgattgaaaaaaaaggatacgTTTGAGATTGTTGGCAGGGGTAAGCAAAAGTGTGACCGACTCAGGGCAGAGATGATCGAAGAGATTGCTTCGTAGTAtatcagtgttgtgacgagcgttggctaatggtaacgagtacatatgtttgtagttgtggtgtgtgtgtgtgtgtgtgtgtgtgtgtgtgtgtgtgtgtgtgtgtgtgtgtgtgtgtgtgtgtatgtgtttgcgcgttggtttggattatgggtgtaatttgtaaaacagatgtgacagtaataatggagttcacatcagtgaaATGGAACAAACGCACGTTTTTTTGAAAAACcaatatgaaattttgaaccgtgagatctttattaaataataaactgaacatcagcaaaacatcaaagcaatcttcttcttcttctttgtcgttcACTAGATTAACTTGTTGCAGACTCCTTCTGCGTTCCATTGCAGTATGTTGACGTTTCTGGGTGTCGGTGTCCTTTCGCGGTCAGTGTACCTAACCCCTCGCCTCCTGGCCGTACAAGACGATGTAGGGTGACCTCCGGATGTTGGGGGCCGGCCCCTTTGAGGCTGAGGGCCGAGCACTCTTCCTCCCCGTCGGATCTCCAGAGGTTGAGCACTATTACGTTTGATCAATTGATTTGTCtccatcattttgtgatttgcgtgatgcagcgctttttggcacccAGGGGGACCCGCATCTCCGACTTCGGCCTTGGACGTTGATCAGGGATCTCTCCCCTAGACCAATTGCCTTCCTGGGCTGTTGAGCTTGGTCTGCCCGTGATTCTATTTCGGAGTTtcccttctcctagactggttacctgccagggttgacgagtccagtctacccgttTGGAGGTTGCTGAGATGACCGCTTGTGTCCTTGGGCCTCTGTGCCGTCACACCGGTACTGTCCAGCACACCTCCGTCTTCACCAGAGCACCGTTAGCCAGCAACCAACCTGTCCGCCAAGGGAGAACCCTACCAGTATACTTCTCACAAGGAAAATCACCCCCACGTTTTAGGGACAGTGAAATTTCAGCGATTTTCTTCCGACGGCATAGCTTGGTTCTGTTTCACCACCATACCACGATGAGGAGGGGATGGTCTTTATGGTGGATCAAAGTAATTATTAATAAgatttgaaaagcttgacttactatgttagatagtggattgaaggctgatAACGTcctttacaaattacatctgagatggggagggcgggtggggggagtgctgaaagtgtggatgagaattaaaaaaagaatgctgagtgacaacagggaggttaaaggctgcccttttcgtagcgttcattaatgatgtcctattgtttacatgtacCAATactgttataaaactgtacctaaggggatataataacgattggctctagctttcgaacacagaaaaaaatatgttAGTATTGCaatgcaaagtggttttgatagtgtcaaatgtaaacagaacagtctcaaagtgaaagtggatgttttccggaaattgcgaagttaacaagaatacagaaaagcgcgctttcctgcttagcacaatactctaccgcgctaatctggcgtgtcaataatattactacgttttggacgtgaaaggtgagcgatttccttcacgcggggattgacgacgcTGTACCTCTATAGCTGGCTGTAATATCTgggttgacggtctaaaaatagcccaacctctgctttgagactCATGTTCACtacaccgccctcagctaattcaagaaatcacccccatCATGCTAGGttcacgtgcactcaagttaacctctggtttgacctgtgtgccaagagttagatgagagggagagaaagcgagagcgagagagagagagagagagagagagagagagagagagagagagagagagagagagagagagagagcgagagagagagagtcacacacacacacacacacacacacacacacacacacacacacacacacacacacacacacacacacacacatagacagagacagacatagaaagatagaagcggagagactcagagggagacaccgacaaagacatacatacagagagagagacagaaaaaatgtaactaatctcgtgagaacgggtgaggccttgcaaggttttgacggcaacaataattattgtagttctctaagactttatttctgtttgatttgtaatatgttgggaagacatattattcaattgatcaacaaaataaaacacaaaacaaaacgacacaacattgttaaactcattattggccaacgttgaacgtttacgaaggcctcaatcttcccgtgccgtagaccagattaataggtgcttgagtttggtattttgattttacataacataacctttcttggggttcatggtcatggcaacagccataataatattatattatgtataatattacatttcagcatattttgTGAATTACATgccatcataccaaactgtcatacatttttattcccacatcattctgattgatcacaaccaaacctactatcggtggacacatccaaatgcaagcgcctgttcttaacaacttgccactgatctaaaaatatagatcagtgcaacttgctgggtcctttgccgccaaagacactgtttggcctgtagataaaatgtacaatgtattttctgatttgtgcacaaaaccttttttttttttttttctttttctttaacataACACtgcttatttttatttattttatttattttatttattttatttatttacgagaatttatatcgcgcacatatctcaccacacaaggcgactcaaggcgcttGTTACATATTattgccgtgtgagatggaattgtttacacaatatatcacgcattcaaatcgaccagcaaacctcaagcctattaggcgagcattcacctttcacggcctttattccaagtcacacgggtatttgatgcatatttttatctatgcctatacaattttgccaggaaagacccttttgtcaatcgtgggatctttaacgtgcacaccctaaggtagtgtacacgaagggacctcggtttttcgtctcatccgaaagactagcactggaacccaccacctaggttaggaaaggggggagaaaattgcggcctgacccaggcctgaacacgcaacctctcgcttccgagcgcaagtgcgttaccactcggcaaCCCAGTCCttatgtcactgtatgtttgaaaaaccatggtcacatttgtaaaactaatgttaaattagaaaataaataacattttggttcatgattttttcctacacctgtgctgaaaataagaaataaaaatgttggtatataagtcactcaaatgcagtatagaatgaatggtttgagtttgttgcggttgaccctgcacagttcgacctattatgtttttgctgaaaaattttgccttcacccctcccatggGGTGatgtatttcacaactttctactgatgaacaatgttgccttcacccctcccatagggtgacggatgtcacaacttcctgtgtacacaaactgatgacgtatttcacaacaaaatggcgctgcccatggtcaacctcgaaactatccgtatagaatgggggcctcctggcccccataataatAAGGGCAGCGACagacagtcatacacacacacacacacatacacacccacaaacacacacacacacacacatacacacccacaaacacacacacacacacacacacacatacacacccacaaacacacacacacacacacacatatacacacagacgcacacacacacacacacacgcacacacgcacacacatacacacacacatacacacacaaactcacacattcATAGCCACACGCTCGTTTTTAAAAATGATTTGTTCCCCATTCGAATGCCTTAATCCGCGCCATCTGCCACAAAACTACACGACCCAATCGAACTTACATTCGTGACTCCGATGGCTTGtttttcagtcaagacccagcggatggcTATCATATACGTACTCAAGCTATCTTTAAACTAGGAAGCGTGTAACCTATGCCTTTGTATCGTgccgtattgtattgtatggcgTGGCGTAGTGTCGTCCAGTACAGGTTCCCTGTAAAGTGTAATAcgttgtgttgttttgctttgtgtttcgttgTGTTGTATGGCGTGGTGTAGTGTCGTCCGGTACAGGTTCCCTGTAAAGTGTAATAcgttgtgttgttttgctttgtgtttcgttgTGTTGCGTTGGGTTTTGTGTAGTGATTTAGTCATTTTGAAATGTGATGCACTTGATTCTTCAGTTTCTATCAGCAAGAGTGCATATATTTTGTGTTCGTTAGGATATGCCAAGTGTTACCTGGATTCCAAAATGAAAGCCTATATGCCTCAAGTAATGAACATAAAGTATACTAACAACAGGGTTGTTTTCAAAACTGGTAGGtttattttgtatgtgtgttcttGTACACGggcatgtgtctgtttgtttgtgtatgcgtgtgtgtgtgtgtgtgtgtgtgtgtgtatgtgtgtgtgtgtgtgtgtgtatgtgtgtgtgtgtgtgtgtgtctgtctgtctgtctgtctgtctgtctgtctgtgtcggtctgtctgtgtgggtgtgtgtgtgtgtatacttatgtgtgtgtttatggctgtgcctatgtctgtgtgtgtgtgggggggggggggaggggggatcgtgttttggtatgtgtgagtgtttttACGGACGACTGCTCATTTGTTTGTCAGTACGTCACAAAGTtaaatttgaaaacaaaaagtatgtctttgtttgtttctttggtttttttgttatgTTGATACTGCTTTTGTGCTACGTATCTCATTTGTATTTCTCATTGTCGCATGCATTTGATATTTTATTTCTGTAACATTGTTCATACATTGAAGCCGCACTCGTATGTTATGCGTGTACGGAAACATTTTGCCTGGCTGAATGATTTTGTGATGCAAAATGTATTTATCTGCAGCGTTTGCCAGTCTGACTGccttcgtgtgtgtgtacattgtgaTTTACAAGCTGGCTGCTTCCCAATTTTCTTCCGCAACACAAGTAAGACCAACGTCTATCATAATGTCcatctgtctggctggctgtctggctggctggctgcatgtctgtctttctttctgtctgtctgtttgtctgtgtgtctgtgcgtatctctttctctctctctctctctctctctctctctctctctctctctctctctctctctatttcttcttgtttgttacccctcaatgggcgagggcctgATGAAAAAAGCATGCATACAATGCTTATTCAGTTACCATCGTAAACTAAATttgaattcaattcaattcaattcatttcaattcaattctctctctctctctctctctctctctctctctctctctctctctctctctctctctctctctctctctctctctcaattcctATTCCAAATTCATGATAAAACATACTCAgtcattttttatatttagtcaagttttgactaaatattttaacatcgagggggaatcgaaacgagggtatggtgtatgtgtgtctgtctgtctgtctgtctgtctgtgcgtgtgtgtgtgtgtgtgtgtgtagagcgattcagactaaactactggaccgatctttatgaaatttgacatgagagttcctgggtatgaaatccccgaacgtttttttcatttttttgataaatgtctttgatgacgtcatatccggcttttcgtgaaagttgaggcggcactgtcacgccctcatttttcaaccaaattggttgaaattttggtcaagtaatcttcgacgaagcccggggttcggtattgcatttcagcttggtggcttaaaaattaattaatgactttggtcattaaaaatctgaaaattgtaaaaaaaaataaaaatttataaaacgatccaaatttacgtttatcttattttccatcatttgctgattcaaaaaacatataaatatgttatattcggattaaaaacaagctctgaaaattaaatatataaaaattattatcaacatttttttttcgaaatcgttttaaaaacactttcatcttattccttgtcggttcctgattccaaaaacatatagatatgatatgtttggattaaaaacacgctcagaaagttaaaacgaagagaggtacagaaaagcgtgctatgcagcatagcgtaaccactaccccgctcttcttgtcaatttcactgcctatgccgtgagcgatggaccacgagtatacggtcttgctgcgttgcattgcgttcagtttcattctgtgagttcgacagctacttgactaaatattgtattttcgccttacgcgacttgtttcttctcgAAACAGATAAGCCACGGAAAGGAGCGATTTGGTGTACTCGCCCTATCAACGCCAAACCTTCACACCTATAAACGAGAGGCCACAAGTGGGAACATCAATGACACCAAGAACTCGAACACACACCAGATTCGTGCAATAACAATACAACCATCCAATACTCCAGTAAGCTGCAAGCTAATGTGGGAAGGAAACGTCAAAGAGATCAATAAAGGAAAATTCGACAAGAGAAATAAACCTGGATCTGTGACAAGAAAGACGCTGCCGGACTATCAGAATGCAACAAACAATTGCACGCATTATAGACAGAGCGGTGGATTCGAATTGGCGTCTCTCAGTCAACCTGAGATGTCTTTTCCTTTGGCGTTCTCCATCGTGGTTTACCGAGACGCCGATCAGGTATGTGCTGTTCGTGTTTTTATTTATcgcatatgcgtgtgtgtatgtgtgtgtgtgtgtgtgtgtgtgtgtgtgtgtgtgtgtgtgtgtgtgtgtgtgtgtgtgtgtgtgtgtgtgtgtgtgtgtgcgtgtgtgtgcagagtTGTTCACATAATTGTATCCGTGACactttacacaaacattcttgcaGATGATATCCCCATccgttgttttttgtttcttgttttccgataaatgtctttgatgacgttaataagttgaagcggcactgccACGACCTCTGGTTTGtctcaatcaaattgatttaatATTTGCCCAAACAATCTTGAATCCGGTCAAGGCTATGGACTATATGCATTTCAGGTAGGAAGCCCAACAATTAGTTCATAATTTGTTCATTGACACTCTGAAAAATCTAATTAAAATGGAAATGTGTATAATAGACATGACTTGTACATGACTGAATTGTATtctttgtttattgtttgaatCCATACGTTCATAGACATGTCATGCTTATTCTTACAATGTGCTCACAACTAACACATATGTGTCTCATGTgtgcatgcttcgcggagacgagtgcGACCCTTTGTATTGAAATggagtctttctttatttggtgtttaacgtcgttttcaaccacgaaggttatatcgcgacggggaaaggggggagatgggatagagccacttgtcaagtgtttcttgttcacaaaagcactaatcaaaaatttgcgccaggggcttgcaacgtagtacaacaatgtattaccttactgggagaatgcaagtttccagtacaaaggacttaacatttcttacatactgcttgactaaaatctgtgcAAACATTGActgtattctatacaagaaacacttaacaagggtaaaaagagaaacagaatccgttagtcgcctcttacgacatgctggggagcatcgggtaaattcttccccctaacccgcggggggtgaaatGGAGTCGTTTTTGAAGACATAAGTAATATGttttaaagaataaaataacacTTTTTGTGAACAATGGTAATGGTCTTCTACCTAGAACGCAATTTACCGAAAGATCCAAGCCATTGCACAAACATTTTAGAAAATAGATTACCAACATCTTTTGGGTACGACGTTGGGACTCTCAAATGTTCACCAGCGAGATAAAACGAGCATTCTTTTTTTCAGGTAGAGCGTCTCCTGAGCGCCATCTACCGACCACACAACGTGTACTGTATTCACATTGATAACAAGTCAGCCAGGCAATACTGGGACATTATGCAGCTCGTTGCTAGCTGCCTGCCCAATGTCTTCGTGTCCAATGTGTCTGTCGATGTCGTGTGGAGCGGGTTCACCAACCTTGAAccggtaagggagataactctctCGATCATTGTGTGTTAAATGGCATAGTTTCCCCTTTCATATAAATGTTCAGAGGGGAGATCTTCCTCAGGGTGTATTGTTCACATGTTACCGTTAAGTATGACGATTTTTCCCTTCATTTAAACTGTGAGAGGGCAATTGTCAATCGTTGATTTTCGAAGAGGTATAACATTTATGAGCATTGAACCAGAATGGTGACTTTCCAATCCTTCACTCCCTTGACATGGTGGGAAGGATAAATGTTTCAATCATTGGTCTGCTAATAACTAACATTTCCGAAAAGCGAGCCGTTCATCATGATAACGTTTTCCTTCATATTGAAACGGTGACAGGGTTAGCTTTGTCAATCAATGATCAGAGGAGAGGTTTAACTTTTGTCTTTATGCTAACGGTAAAATGTATCTCTTTTTCATGATCAAACTAGTACGGGGAGTACCTTTAACGATTATTCAACCGATAAGAGGGATCCCGAttaagatgatgaagatgaagatgatgatgatgatgatgacgatgacgatgacgatgatgatacaATCATAACGTATCCGTTATAAGGATTGACAATGGGTTGTAGAACAAATGCAAACCCTCTGCTCACTTAGATTATGTTTATATTCTCGCAGGAAATCATCTGCATGCGGCAACTGTGGGAACACAAGGTCAGGTGGAAGTATTTCATTAACCTGACCGGCCAGGAGTTTCCACTCAAAACCAACAAGGAGCTGGTTCGAATCCTCCAGGCTTTTCGGGGAGCCAACGATATAACAGGTGATCCAACAAGGTACGTatacgatgtttggtggcttgtttgCAGACTAGTTGTGTTGGTTCGAGGGTAGCATATCGTCTTCTgtttatggaaacacgaaaatatccagcatgcctactcaacgaaagcggagtgaagctgactatgctctcagagtatagtttggggaacccaaatgggcaaacgagctcacacgtaacaagacaattctggaacgctgaagaagaagaagaagacgaagtcttctgtttcatctttatcgaccgagGTCGAGGTCTTTTTCGGTTTTGTGCCAGGAATCAGCCTGGCTGTACGTATATATTTGTCATAGTTCCAGGTCAACGAATATAATTATAATCTCACTCTTTATAACACGTACCCTGGTCACCTATGTGATGGTAAAACATGACTGTTTACACGTATAAGGCAAGTAATTTTAGATCACCATCAGATGTAACTCAGCAAGCAACTAACGAGTTATCCACATGCAGACTTCAACATCGATGGAGTCAGTTCCTGCCGGCCCCCTACAACCTGACGATCCACAAGGGTGATGTTCACATCGTGGCCAGCAGGGGCTTCGTAGACTATGTCCTGCACAGCCACGTGGGCCAAGCGCTTCTCGAGTGGGTCAAACCCACAGCACATCCGGACGAATCCTACTTCAACACCCTAAACTACAACCCTCAGCTTGGAGTCCCTGGTTCTGTTTCGGGTGAGTGAGATAACCCTGCATAATTATCAATATTTAATCAGGCCCTTCAATCACAACTGTGGATCACAATCCGCAATTTTTAGAGTGTCTGGCTTGGGTTTTAGTAAGAAAATAAACCCTGTACCCCAACCCCGACAGCTTTGATTCACAACCCTAACTCACAACCAGATATATGCAACCTCGATTTACAATCTGTAACCAAAATAATGAACCTAAACCCTGAATTAGAACCCTGACAAATAAGTCTACATCATAATCCTGAACCCCAACCCTGAAACACAACCCTGAATCACGCTTGTTCGACATTGCATTCACACACATTCAATCATAGGAGAGCGTGTTACTATATTTATGCGTGAACCTATGTTTCATGTTTCATGTGTGTAGTCCTATGACAGTGTtcgttataatcgtttacaggcaggcaggtgTGCCAAAAAAAATGTCCATTTGTATGTACttttttaatggacaataaagtgctgttattgttattgttattgttatcttATTGtgtttgcatttcagctcacATGATTCACGGACAACAGGATTCCTTTGCTCGCTACAAGATGTGGAGTCACGCTAACATTCATCCTTGCGGAGGAACGTTCGTGAGACACATTTGTCAATTTGGGATCAAGGATCTACCACACTTGGCTTCGTCCTCCAAACTGTTCGCCAACAAGTTCACCTTCAACTATCACCCGCTGGCCCAGGTGTGCATTCTACAGTGGTACCGACACAAGGTTGGGCTGGAAGAAGCCGGAGAGCCACTGCCTATTAATATGGGCTTGTACGAACAATCACATCTCGTGAAAAACAGATACACTGGACCTGTCAAGATTTGGTGAACCATTTGTCAATGCGAGTTTGTTCtcaaaaaaacgctcgcgctggacccgagtactcttcagactggctcgctcccccagtatgaaagtttttgtcttgtgcacgtggattacaaacaaaaaaaaaaaaaaaaaaaaaaattatttattttacacaattaaaaaaattattacagtaaaataaaacattaaaacgttcataataaacaatagtaaacaagaatttaaaaaaaaaaaatagatcgcccatgccgggaatcgaacccggatcacttggatttaaaaaaaaaaaaaaaaattatttattttaaacaatgaaaaaaattattagagtaaaataaaacattaaaacgttcataataaacaatattaaacaagaattaaaaaaaaaattaaaatagacCGCTCATGCCgagaatcgaacccggatcactttggccatagacgaatcgctttccacccggatcacttggattaaaaaaaaaaaaaaaaaaaaattatttattttacacgattaaaaaaactattagagtaaaataaaacattaaaacgttcataataaacaaaagtaaacaagaattaaaaaatgtttttttaaaataaaataaatagaccgcccatgccgggaatcgaactcggatcactttggcacagtatgaaagtttttgtcttgtgcacgtgaattaaaaaaaaaattatttagttattttacacaattaaaaaaattattagagtaaaataaaacattaaaacgttcattataaacaatagtaaacaagaattaaaaaaaaatagaccgcccatgccgggaatcgaacccggatccctttggccaccaagccaccaccttgaatcactgacacagtgtccctgtcgctctctctcgtgctctctgtctctctttcagtctcaccgagaccaaacctgcactgtagtttctttgccgagaccaaattaatccccacccgctggctggcttgcaaatcgtctcgcatgcgatacgcatgcttttcatgacgcacgcgttcggctgttctatcagctcaatggctggctgtcgctccgattgaattcgtccaaccgtcaagaacttttgtgttttttggggcatttaggtcccaggtaacattatgaagttttaatacgatcaatcggacctattatcaagttagtgtatcaacttttgaaagaactgcgcccagtagttttccagcaataagctgttaagtcgagacagacagatacacagacagacacacaattaaagtctgctggaccctcctactgcgtactcggggatagaATGTCCCACACATAATGCATGCATTTCTAAACGACGGTtaagtgtgtatatatagtAGTTGGCTTGGAATTGTTTGTCTGAATGGCTTTTAGTTTGTGCTTGAGAATGACGATTGACATGTAACTGGCTTATATTTCATTCGTTTATGATCGACTGTTGACGTGTACGTGGCTtacaatacacacacaggcacaatacacacacacacacacacacacccacacacacactccattcCTCTCCTCACACATGATGCGCAATGCCTGTGACCGCCTCCAATGTAGAACACCGTCACAATCAATAAAACTGTACCCAAACAAAATAGTTGAACTCACTTTCAAGCTGTCAATTCAGGGGACAGCATCATGTACTGTACATCATAAAGACACGACACAAGTTATTTCCCTTAAAAACCCGATAACGCACACATCAGAAATACCATTCGAACTGAACTGACGATAATTTGAGACACATACTGTTTTGATATAAGTGGCCAAGCAAaagcacataattatgtaaGGACTTTCTTCCATGTGATAAGCATGGCCTTTGCTGAGCCTAAATCCAGGCCATAACATCGTACTAGTCAAAGCAGTGCATTTTAGAAATTGGTgtacgttatg from the Littorina saxatilis isolate snail1 unplaced genomic scaffold, US_GU_Lsax_2.0 scaffold_1085, whole genome shotgun sequence genome contains:
- the LOC138955555 gene encoding beta-1,3-galactosyl-O-glycosyl-glycoprotein beta-1,6-N-acetylglucosaminyltransferase-like — encoded protein: MAWCSVVRYRFPVKCNTLCCFALCFVVLRWVLCSDLVILKCDALDSSVSISKSAYILCSLGYAKCYLDSKMKAYMPQVMNIKYTNNRVVFKTAFASLTAFVCVYIVIYKLAASQFSSATQISHGKERFGVLALSTPNLHTYKREATSGNINDTKNSNTHQIRAITIQPSNTPVSCKLMWEGNVKEINKGKFDKRNKPGSVTRKTLPDYQNATNNCTHYRQSGGFELASLSQPEMSFPLAFSIVVYRDADQVERLLSAIYRPHNVYCIHIDNKSARQYWDIMQLVASCLPNVFVSNVSVDVVWSGFTNLEPEIICMRQLWEHKVRWKYFINLTGQEFPLKTNKELVRILQAFRGANDITGDPTRLQHRWSQFLPAPYNLTIHKGDVHIVASRGFVDYVLHSHVGQALLEWVKPTAHPDESYFNTLNYNPQLGVPGSVSAHMIHGQQDSFARYKMWSHANIHPCGGTFVRHICQFGIKDLPHLASSSKLFANKFTFNYHPLAQVCILQWYRHKVGLEEAGEPLPINMGLYEQSHLVKNRYTGPVKIW